The Flavobacterium commune genome contains the following window.
GTTTTGGAGTTCGAAAAACATAAGTCGCATCAACACTATTGAGTATTTCACTTTCTAAACCATCAACTACGGTATTATTCAATCGGGCATTCGAAAAACTACTTCTTAAATTAGGTGCTTTGGTCAAATGGGCAGCATTCAAATTCAAGGATTGTTTTCCTGAAATTTTAAATAGCATTCCGCCTTTAAAACCAAAATTCTCAAAGTTCAATTTTTGGCTTTCGCCAAAGGAAATCGTCGGATAAATTCCATTTTTATACAAACCTTCTCTTTGATAATTCGTTTTCGAAAAAGACTGCGCCAGATAAAAATCAATCTTATCATAAGAAAATTTAAACTGCGTAAAAGCTTCCAACACCGCTGCCGAAAGTCTATAATTATAACCATAAGTATCCCCAACTTTCACAGCTCTGTTAAGATTATTCAAATCCGATTGCGCCTGAGTTCCGCTATAAAAACCATCAATATCTTCGAAAAAAGAACCGCCTAATAAGTCCAGTAACTTTTGATAATTATGCGATTTCAAATCCCGATATGAAATTCCCGCGTTCACAATCAAATTTTCAGAAACCTGCGAATTAAAGTTAGAATTAAACGCCATCGTTTTATCATCTGCTCGGTCTTCATATAAAACATAATGACTTTGAGCGGCTTCGTAACCAATAATATTCGAATGTTCATCAATCACAGGATTTCGATTCGCCCGATACATCGCCTCCCAATCAATCTGAGAATTGGCCAAAAATGCCAACCTACTTTGCTCAGCATTCGCATAATCCGGAGTAAATTCGCCTGAGAATTCTCCATTATCTGTGGCATACAAAGAGGTGTAGTAGCTCGGCATTTTTCTAAAATAAGTAGGATCAGGACTATTGGCATTTTGATAATCAATATTGCTGTTGCCTATTTTTCCAAACTGATACAACACCGCCGAATTCAAATTCGTATGATCATTTATCTTAAAATAATGATTCAACATCACAATGGGTTCATCAACCGTTCTTACCCGGGCATTTCTTTTTTTCCCATTTTGATATCCCCAATACGAATTGTAAGTTTCGCTGGTTAAATTAGTCACTTCGGCAGTGTTAGGCGAATTTTTCCCGCGTTCGTTTGGCGTATAAAATCCAGTTATATTTATCGAATGTTGGTCGTTCAATCTTTTTTCGATACTTAAAAAAAGAGAATTTGCATCATAAGTTGTTCCTTCAAAATGTCCTTCCTGAGCATAACGTTTTCCTGCCGAAATAACGTAAGCCCAACCCGAATTACTCATTCCCGAAGCATGAGTTGCCATGATTCGGCCATTGTAATTGGTATTGGTTCCTGATAATGTAATTCGGTTTCCTTTTCGATAAATAGAAGCCCGAGTATTGATTTGCTGCGTTCCCAAAATCCCTCCAAAAGTATAATCAGACGGAGCAGTTCCAATGGAAAATTCCTGATTTCGCGTGGCATCATTGAGTCCGCCCCAATTATTCCAATTGGGTCTGCCATCATAAAGTTTGTTCATTGTAACGCCGTTAATCATTGTAGTGGCATTTTCACTATCCAAACCACGAATTCTAAACCGGGCTTGCCCCCAATTGAAAGCGGCGGCTTGCTGAAAAGCATCTCTGGAAGATTGCAATAATCCCGAAGTGTTTTCGGAACTGCTGTTGTCATCGGTTAAATCGTCTTCAAAAAGTTGGATTACAGCTGCCTGTTGGTCAGCAACCTGATCTAATTCTAACAAAATGGTTCCTAAATCTAATGCTAAAGTATTTTGAATAGAAACAGGATACAAAGCATCTTTATAACCCTGACTGTGAAAAAGCAATAAATAATCGGCCGATGGAATGGATTCGAAAACAACTATTCCCTCGCTATTAGTGAGCTGTGTAAAATTGGTATTCTGAATAGAAACCACCGCAGAAACCAGAGGTTTTAGTGTTTTAGCATCTAAAACCTTGGCAGAAATTCGAACCTGATTTTGTGCCAATAACATATTGACCGACCCAATACAGAAAAGTAAAAACAAAAAACACCTCATAAACTCAATAGAATTATCGGCAATGAACTTTGTTTAAAAAGAAAATTGCTTAGGTAACACAACTTGAAAATGCGACTGCTGAGCATAACAAAAACATCCCAAAAAGGAATATTCAGCTATAGTATTGGATTGTTTTTTTTGGAAATAAGTAAAAAACGAAAGTGGTGGTATTAAACAACTTAACAAAGTTAAATAGCACTTTCGACAAATTAAAAGTAAGAAAAACTTTTAACAAAATAACATTTAGAATTATTTTTTTTAGTATGCAGTAAAAAAACGGAAAAGCTAGTTTAGAATTCTCTAAAAGGGGATGCTCATTTTTGCTGATTCATTTTGGCAACCAAAGCTTTCAAACGCAAGGCTCTTTCTTTCTTTTCTTCTTGAAGCTTGGCCTTTTTCCGATTCAATAATTTGGTATGTAAAGCCTTGTTTTTGGTATTTTTTTCAGGTCCTTTTGCCATGATTTATTTTCTTTAAATCTGTTTGCAAAGATAAACAAAGCTAACTGACAATATATTACAAATAACAAATGGAAGACAGCAATATTTTTTGTAAGAAAAAAACAATATATTTGAAAAAACAAACCATAAATCAACCAACCGAAGATGAAAAAAATACTATTATCCCTATGCTTATTATTAGCACTAAATACTTTTTCTCAAGAGAAAAAAATCTGGGCAAAATCGATTATCAATCAAAAAGCACCAAAACTGGTAGTAGAAAAATGGCTTTCAGAAAAACCTAAGACAAAAGGAAAATTTGTACTGATTGATTTTTGGGCTACCTGGTGCGGCCCTTGCAAAATAGCCATTCCTGAATTGAACCGTTTTAAAACAGAGTTTGAAAATAATTTGGTGGTGATTGGTATCAGCGACGAACCAAAAGAAAAAGTAGCCGCATTGACCGCTCCTCAAATTGAATATTACAGCGCCATTGACACACAAAGAAGCATGTACAACGCCTTAGAAGTAAAAGGAATTCCGCATTGCATTTTGATAGATCCCAATGGTATTGTCCGCTGGGAAGGCTATCCTTTATTAACCGGATATAGACTAAACTCTGAAGTAATAAAAGGTATTATCGAAAAATATAAAAGCAGCGATACTTCGAAACAGCTTTGATTTAAAATCTAAATATTTATCCACAAATTATTGTACATGTTTGTTATTATGACAATACAAATAATAATCATTTATATTTAAACCGAGATAAGTTAAATATCAAAATAAAGAAATGTAATGGGCGACTTGGGGAACATACACGAAAATTGTAAAAAGATATTTAGAGAAAATTTATTCAGTCATCCACTTGGGAACTATAATGGCTTTAAAGGTCATTTTGGCGGTACAAAGGCTAGTGATATGTATTATAAATTTATTTACAATGACAATTCTAAACGAAATTCAATAGGAGAAAATTTCCACCAATTAATTAACAGAATAAATGACAATTGGTTTGAAAATTATAAACCAACTAATGATTTAGATTATTATTTTTTTAACTACTTTCTGCTGTTATATTTATTCGTTGAAAGAGTTGATGTAATTTTTAAAGCTATCAATAAAGAATATAAATATTTTGAAAATTTTCCCACGCTGCAAACTATTAGAAAATGGTCAAATTTCATTAAACACCCTAAAGAATTTTTATTTACTTATTGGCCAATATATTATTTGGAGGGAAGTTTTCACAAAGAATTATTGTTATCTGATTTAAAAATTGATAAAGATTTTATCTTTAAACACTATGGTAGTGTAAAAAGTGAAAGACCTTTAAAATTGAAAAAAAACTGCAATGTATTTGTTGAAGTACCAGATTTAGAAAACATTACCAAAGAATTTTGCGATGAAATGAATTTCTTTTTTGATCTTCTCTGTTCTAATCAAATTTTAATCGACCATTTAGCAAATACATCAACAATTGAAGATTATTTTGATGAAGATTACTTGCATAATAGATTGTAAACATTGTCAGTGCCGACGGCACTCTATTAATATTTCGTCAAATGTAGATGGATTAAAATCGATCCCTACAAGATTTACCGAGCCTACGGCTCTTATTAGGCATGTAAAAATTCCATAGGAACGATTCATATTGTAGCAACGGATTTTAATCCGTTGGCTAGAAACAACAAACATTAAATTATTAAAAAATCGGTATCAAAACACCAAATCCCTAGCCCCGATAGCAGTGAAAATCCTTTTGTGCCGGTGTTCGGCACAAAAGATTGCAACGAATAGCGGGAAATTGCTTCGAATAAAAATTCTATTCCTTATTTTTGCGCTCTATAAAATTGAATTATGCTACAGAATCCAGAAAGATATACCATTACGGCGGCTTTGCCATATACTAACGGACCCATTCACATTGGGCATTTGGCGGGAGTTTACGTACCTGCAG
Protein-coding sequences here:
- a CDS encoding TonB-dependent receptor; protein product: MLLAQNQVRISAKVLDAKTLKPLVSAVVSIQNTNFTQLTNSEGIVVFESIPSADYLLLFHSQGYKDALYPVSIQNTLALDLGTILLELDQVADQQAAVIQLFEDDLTDDNSSSENTSGLLQSSRDAFQQAAAFNWGQARFRIRGLDSENATTMINGVTMNKLYDGRPNWNNWGGLNDATRNQEFSIGTAPSDYTFGGILGTQQINTRASIYRKGNRITLSGTNTNYNGRIMATHASGMSNSGWAYVISAGKRYAQEGHFEGTTYDANSLFLSIEKRLNDQHSINITGFYTPNERGKNSPNTAEVTNLTSETYNSYWGYQNGKKRNARVRTVDEPIVMLNHYFKINDHTNLNSAVLYQFGKIGNSNIDYQNANSPDPTYFRKMPSYYTSLYATDNGEFSGEFTPDYANAEQSRLAFLANSQIDWEAMYRANRNPVIDEHSNIIGYEAAQSHYVLYEDRADDKTMAFNSNFNSQVSENLIVNAGISYRDLKSHNYQKLLDLLGGSFFEDIDGFYSGTQAQSDLNNLNRAVKVGDTYGYNYRLSAAVLEAFTQFKFSYDKIDFYLAQSFSKTNYQREGLYKNGIYPTISFGESQKLNFENFGFKGGMLFKISGKQSLNLNAAHLTKAPNLRSSFSNARLNNTVVDGLESEILNSVDATYVFRTPKLKTRLTAYYSTIKDATKISFFYAEGIFDNEAGYSNTNAFVSQTLTGLDRKNLGAELSFEYQINPTLKTSFSMAYGQFIYDSNPNVSINNDAVATVENTNPSFDFGTALLKNYKQAGMPQQAYSLGLEYRDPKYWWIGTNVNYLAENYIDVSPISRTNRFYTNPASGFPFPEATEERAAELLKQEKFDPVSLLNLIGGKSWRIKGKFLGLFVSINNVLDSQYKTGGYEQARNANFRQLNQDVSSGTPSFGNKYFYGYGRTYFVNLNFSF
- a CDS encoding TlpA family protein disulfide reductase, whose protein sequence is MKKILLSLCLLLALNTFSQEKKIWAKSIINQKAPKLVVEKWLSEKPKTKGKFVLIDFWATWCGPCKIAIPELNRFKTEFENNLVVIGISDEPKEKVAALTAPQIEYYSAIDTQRSMYNALEVKGIPHCILIDPNGIVRWEGYPLLTGYRLNSEVIKGIIEKYKSSDTSKQL